CATCTCAAAGAGAAACCTGGGAGTTTCACGTAGCTTTGCATCAGGCTAACACCACACCATAAATTTCACATGATCCTGATGTCAATCCAAGGCTATATCTAATCTTTTTAGGTGTTTACATACTCACCATAAATTGTGCTGCTGATCTGCCCAGGCTGGGACAAAACAGCCTCAGTTCACATGAAAGAGTCAGGAACCTCAGGATATTATCCAAGTGTACAGCTTCTACCAAAGTTTAGCTTTGTGCTGCAAAGATTAAACTCTCAGACTATGTTTTGGGTCCCAGCAAAGAGTTAAATAGAACTGCATTCTTTTAATGATTTCACTTCTCTGTTCAGTGAGTATCTCTCAAAAGAGAACTAATGCCCTCACATATTTAATGTACAGTTTTGGccacatggttttatttttattttattgattaattaaaaatagtgTTCAGAATTTGAACAGAATTGTTTCCTTGGGAGTAGTTAACTATATCCCTAGTTTTGTTTGGATTTCCTGATTAATGTGCTAGGACCCTTTCAACATACGTGCAAaagtttaaatttttcttcacaCTTCACATTAGTACAAGAGGTTTGCCCTAAAGTTCTGACTGTTAAGCATTTGCGTAGACTTAAACATAAAAAAGGCTAACACTCAGGAGGGTAGTAATAAAAATTTTTTTGCATTAGCAATCAGCAGCAAAAAGAGTTAGAACCAAATTCATCATTACCCCCCATCCACCATATAATCATCTATATCCAGTACAAACTGAATGCAGAACCCTGCCATTCCAGTTTGGTGGTGCTTTACACTCGCTTTGTATCAGTATGAATGACAGGAAAATGCAAGACAATGCTTATTGTATCTTAAGCGATACcactataaataaaaaaagaagatgtGTGATTTGGCCTCATataaattttttctctttattaaagcAGATACTGAGTTGCATTGACTTTTATTCTGGTCACAGCTAATGAAACATTGCTTGAAAACTAGCTAGTATGAGAGTAACTTCATATTTTTATACACATCCACATCAATGACAGTTGTTCTAGCAATGAAATGGTAAAGGTTAACATTGTGCACAAAGCTTTTTTCAGGTTGTAATTTCAATATCTGAAGGCTATCGCAGAATTTCAATGAGGAAAAAACCATACTGTTATCAAATGTGATCAAGTCTCCCGCCCAATAACCCTTTGGTGCATGTGTGCAATTTGGGTGATTTTATTTGATAGAGGAGAAACGATTAGTATAGCAACAAGCGTAAATTTTCCTGCATCTTCCAACAGTCACTAATGGAAGGCAGTGGGAAAAGTCTAAAAGCAACACCACAGTGTCAGAGCTGCACGGGGTTATACATGCTTTGGACAGATAAGCAGAGAGTTAATAATTTCTATTAATAGATAGATGAACTGCTAACAAAattgtattgtattttaaatattttgttttaaaattatacatTTGATTCCTTTTGCAGAACTAAGCACAACTGAATTCAAACACCTAGCAAATGATGAAACAGTGCTAGATGCTTTGCAAAGGGGATGTCAGTGCTAGGGATTTGATCTTACTTATTTGTACATAGGAAGAAACTATTATTTTAGTAGTAACAAGAAAAACCTGTATGAATCAGTCAatgtaataaataatttgaaagggggggaaaaaaaagcccaaacaaaatgCTGTTTATAAACTTCCATAAAATTCAAAACAGACTACTGGAGTAAGTGCCTTAACTACTCTGCAAGGGTTGCCTGCAGATAGACTGCAAAGTCTTACCACAAGCTGTACCGAAGTCACTTTAGGAAAAGAAGCTCAAGAGACCCTGTCAGAAGACAACCGAGACGTACCACAGTACTGCTTTCAGTCAACAGAATCTTATTTGTAATAGGAAACTGTATCAATAATCGGAACTGAGCCACTGTTTGGACAGGGATTTTCCAATTCCCCCACTGTGATTAGAAATGGTATTTGGAATCTTTTGTCTACTTTAGTGCTTGGAGTTTTCTCAGATTCatttccaaactatttttttccagattatttttttcgAGGAAATGTTTTAATTACAGGGGCTTTTTCATATGCTTGTTTATAAAGCAGGGTATTTCATGACCTCCGTGCATTTAATCATGCTACAAAGCTCCTAAAATGTAAGTTATGTGGGAAATACAAGATTAAGAATGAAGGATTCGGGAATTCTCTTTCTGACTCTTTCACGGATTCCTTCTGAGACTAGTGTAAAACTGGTGCATTTATGTCCTCAACTTTCCTGTCTGTAACTGCATCTTTCTGGCAAAAACTCATTGCTGCACAAGTTTCCTCCTGAACGAGAAATCTGTAATGCTAATTAAGAGATACATTGGAATAAAGCAGTAATTTAAACATCATTCTTTAAACTGCAGGAACACCGCACTGGCTATCCTGAACTGTGGCAGGCAAAGTTTAAGGACGGGGATTAGCTCATTCATGCCTGATAGAGCTCTATCTCCAAAACCGGActattatttaaacaaatataaataCCTTTAGTACATCTTATCTTTCAATCTACCCTGCCTTCCAGCCCCCACAAACTGAACTTTTGTTGGAAGCTTTACcatttataaagaaagaaagaaagaaatgtatctGAGGACATCTTCAGTCCTCCAGCAATTCCACCCTCAGCAGCACTCGGTTCTGACTGGGAACACTGCTTGTAAGTTTGGGTAACATTACATGGCCTACAGCACAACAAGAAAATAGGATCTAACGATGTGGATAAGTTTCGTAACTAGAAGAATAGTAGAATAAACAGCCACAGGAGGCTGGAGTAATCATCGTCACGAGGGACAGTCAAGACAAGATCTAACGTCTATCTTGCCTGCAAGAACTTGAGTCATGCTGGTGCAGGAGCTAGCTCACCCAAGAAAATCTATTCTTAGGGTCTCATAAAAACAACTTAACTGCACTgtacaaattaaaaagcaaatgggTGAAATCTGTATCAGGACTAACACTCCACTGCTTACTACTGCACAGCTCCTAGCAGGAGCTATGGAGGCATTGCGGGAGCAGGGAATATGTGACAAATTCCAGAAAGAGCTCTGGGAGATTCACCCGCAGGAGGCTATTATCTTAAGtgtcaaaaaaagcaaaacagttcttTCAGGAGCAAACATGCTTTCCTTAAAGAAACACTAGAAATAAGCAACAAATTGAAGATTTGTCCTTCTGCAATCTGTACTGGAATGTATAGCAGCAAATTCAAGTCTACTGTCTTTATACTGAAAACCCATTCTGTGTTCAGCTGTCAAACAGAGCATAGATGATTAAGGAGTTTCTTTTCTGGGGCACTGGGAATCTGGATCTAAAAACTTAATGCTTAAATTTGGCCtaacaggaaaatggaaaatgctgAGTAAGACCCGATCATTTGCCCAACTCCCTCCACGTAACCAGCTTGAGACTGTTAACTTCTTACAGACCTCGACACAGCAGCTATATACACAAATAACACAACCTGGGAGCCCTGGCAAGGCTGGCTTGTTCCATCAGCAGGCAGAGCCttagttttctttgaaataaagttATGGCCTGCTACaaacttcctcctcctctgccaccccccccccttaTCTGTCGCTTGCCCCCAGCAAACATCCAGGCACACAGAAACAAACACATCTCATCAGAGAAACTCTATCTACAGTTTTTAGAAAAATGTCTCAAGAGAAAAGATAAGGGAGTCGTTCATATGCCTCTCACCTGGCCAGGTTTCATGAGAGCTTCCTGAGCAATGACCGAAATTACCGACATCCAACAGAAATGCTACTTTCTCATGTTTATTCCTGTAAACTACAAACATAAGAAATGCTGAATCATAACTTAGAGAATAGAaactctgtaaagaaaaaaaaaaaaagaaaccccaaacaaaaactcaTTTCAAGCTTCCTcccttactttttcttcctccctcccacttCAGACTTGGTGTTACTTTGCCAAAGACTGGTCATGGTTTGGATAGCACATCTTGCTCTACACGTTCAGAACAGCAAGAAgcgcaaaaaacccccaacacaaaCACCTCCTCCCCAAACAACACCCAAGCGGCAGGCAGCTAAAGCAAGTGattagaggaaataaaatgagGCAACAAGAACGGGCTAaagcttccagctctgctctttgcTGGGTTtctcttggggtttttgttttttgtttttgtttttgtttcctttctctgagtcacagagaaaggcaaaagacCAACAAAAATCCTGATCCCTGATCACAGCATTGAGCCAGATCAGCTAGAATGTCAACCCTGCGTTTAATCTAACTTTAAAtgtgccttcaaaataaaacaagctaCTGTTTTTAACCTAGTCATAAAGTTTATTAAAATTGTTCATTAATGCTTCAAATGTAGCAAGAATGCATAGATTcccaaaatatacatatgtattttcttATAGAAATAGATTAttctttataataaaaaaaactgTAGGAACATCTTTAACAGATTACTCAATTCATGACTGACAGTTACACGAGATTGCATCATGTACACAGCATTCCCAGCCATGCTTAAAGGATTGCATCACTTTGCCCTTGCTCTCCTCTCGCTCTTTTAAATAACCCCAGCgcccagcagcctgcagagcccgcccggggccggggccccaCCGCTGACTGACAGCCCCCGGCCCCCGGTGAGGTCCCACCGctgacagcccccagcccccggTGAGGTTcccgcgcggcggcggggccctcCGCCAACATGTaaataaagaccaaaaaaaaaaaagaccaaaaaaaaaccagaattaaaaaccaaccaaccaacccgcCCCCCCGGGCTCTCCCTTCGCCCCGGCCCGGGAGGAGCGCTGAGCAGGGCAAGGAGCCGGCGGCTCCGCtcgccccgcggcccggccggggGTCAGCAGCGAGGCGAGGAGGCGATCAGGGGCTCGGGCAGCTGTTTGAACAAGTTCCTGAGGGTGCTCAGCTCCCGGGAGAGCTGCTCCACCTTCTTCTGCAGCCGCTCGTTCTCGGCCGTCAGTTCCAAGACTTTGTGCTGCGTCTCCAGGTTGCGCATTTTCGCTTTGTCGCGGCTCTTGCGCACCGCGATGTTGTTCCTCTCCCGGCGGAGCTTGTACTCGTCGCTGTGCTTGTCCACGCACTTCTTGGGCTTGTTCTTGCCCGCCGGGGGGGCGGAGTagcccccgccggcggcggcggacTTGGAGGACTCGGAGGGGttgggggtgccgggggggctggaggaggacGAGGTGGACAGGTTCCCGCTGCTGCCGCTCGGCACCGACTGGTAACCCAGGTAGGAGCGCACGGTGCTGCCGTAGGGCGAGGACATGCCCCCCGGTCCCGGCCCGGCTCCCCCTTCTTCCTTACGGGGCCCTTTGCAAGAGTCCAGGGTCTCGAAGACTGGCTCCACTTTGGTTTCCACGATCTGGGGCGGGAAgcagcccggcagcccccccggcTTGTGGCTCTGGCTGGCGCAGGGGTGGCTGTGCCGGGCGAGGCTGATGTAGGTGTAGTCGGGCTTCTTGCTCCCGCCGCTGCCTTTATAGTCCTCGGCGAAGAGATCGGAAAGGAAATCttggccgccgccgctgctgcagGGAGGCTCAAAGTTgccccctgctgctgctgcgggaggaGGCGGCTGCGCCGGCTGCTGGGATGCTAAGGGGTCCAGGTAGGGGCTGAAGTCGATGGCTCGCTCGTGGTCCCCGACGGTGAGCTCGGTCATGGAGCGGCCCCCGGCCGCCCGCGGGTGCAGCTTGTTGAGAGCAGCCAGACAGTCCGCCTCGTAATAGAAATTAGCCACTTCCATCGATTTAAAGGCGGGCGGCTGGATGGGGAGGCATGCTGCGTCCCAGGCCACCAGGCGTTGCATGAAAGCAAAGGGGGATGCGGGGAGGAGAAGACGACGCAGGGGGGGCCCCCCCGGCAGAGGATCGAGCTGCCGCcgtcggggtgggggggctccggACCCTGCCTCAGTCTCTGGCGCTGGGCACGGCCCCCGGCTGCGCTGCCCACCTGGGCCGGATCAGTTCCTGCGGCGCGGCGGGGCTTCACCGCTCCGGGTGCTGCGGCGGGAGCTGGCGCGTCTCCTCCGGACCATCTGGTTCTGGGCCCCGCGTCCTAAAGTCTCTGACTTAGGAAAGTTCCTTTCCTCAGTTATTTATAGGGGCGGTGGATCCCATAGCAACAGGCGCGTCACCGCCTGGCCGCCTGCCACGCTGCACGCTCGGGAACtgctggccccggccccggccccggccccggagGAGGCACCCGGGGCGGGTGTGCCGGTGCGGTGCCCCGCCGAGCCGGCCGCAATAAAACCGGGGCTTTGCCGCCGAGGGAGGGCAGCGGGCTGCAGGTGAGGGGCGGAGCGGGGCTCGCCGCCGTCAGGTCCGGCACGGACGGCGGCTCGGCCCCGCGGGGACACGCGTGTCGTGCCCCGGGACGCTGCCGCTGCCTCCGCGCCGGCGTGGCCGCCGGCTTTGGcaccgggcggcggggcgcggggccggcggggccgcggggaggTGGGCAACGATCCCGCCCGGCGCCCGCGTTGTCCTTGGGGAAGTCGAGGCAGGAGGGAGTTTTCCGAGTCCTTTCGGCGGGGCGGGGGAAAAGCTGCATAGTGGGAGGCAGGTCCCGTTATTCTCCGGCCCGGGCTCGCTTCGGTGAATCCCCCCGGCAGGGCAGGCAGAACGGGCCGCACGGACGTGCACGGAGCCGAGCAAAGGGGAGTCGGAGCAGGCTTCGACTTCTGGCGGCTGCCGGCAGCCGGGGAGCCGAGCGAACCCAGAGCCCCCCTCCCCATCTCTTCGCGTGGGGACGGTGGCCTTAAAGTTTGTCTTGGCGTATTTACTTTACATGACATGGTGCAACCGTCAGGGTACGCAAGCGACAGGGAATCTCTCTGCGCGCTGACCGTGTGTAACACGATTCAGAAGGCAAGGGAGATACGTGCGTAGAAACATGGAATCCGCGTGTTTTTAGAATGGCGGGGTTAAGTTTGGGAAGGAAGACTGAATCTTGATGTCCGTTTTAATTAAAGACACCCACCTTGGGAATCAAACTTATATTTTCACTCTCTTACTCCCACATTTACCTGTCTACAAGCTGGTGATTCATCCCCAGAATAAAGgacattaatttaaaacaaaacatataaTTAAAGGAAGTAGGAGTGTCCTTCGCCTCAGTAAAGAAGACCTAGCACTGCAGGGAAAATGACACTGCCTCTTAGAATAATGTGAAGCAATCCTGCGGTGTGGGAAATATTGTAACGTTAAGCCAGAGGAACAGGTATTGCATTATACCATTCAAACAGTCAACTGTTCATAATGTTCAAACCTCAGAACTTTGAAAAGAGGAAGAATTCAAGAATCAGTCAGTGGATCATAGGACTTTTtcgttcttttctttttttcgttTGCTTATTCTCTTCACGTTTTAAAAGGATTTCTCGTTCCATAACAAAGTACCCTAACAGGTTTTCAGGCTTCAGATATTTCCAGTTCCATCTTTATCTACCAAGTAAATCTTTGGTGAATGCACCAGAGATTAAATTGGAGCTGGGCCTGGCCAGAGCGCTGGGTCTGGAGGTTGTAGTTGGAGCCCATACCTTCATAAATACAAACATCTGTATTGGGTGCAAATACTGGCAAGTTGCAGTGAGCCAGGGCTTGTTCTTCTGGCTGTTTACTCCCTCGTTCCGCATCTTTATCCTGCATTCTGATCTGGCAGTTACATCCAGTGGCTGCCCTAACTGGCCCTTGCAACTGAACTCTTAAAATCGGTCTCATGTGCTTCCTGCCTCCAAAATGTCTCAGGGACCCACAGGCAGGAGGTCTCCTGCCGTGGTGACCTGCTGAAATGCATGGTTGGTCTTTCTTGGCATTACCCTGACAGGTCTCCAGCTTGCCACGGCTGTTGGCTAAAATTGAACGCTAAAGCTGGTTGGTAAATTTCCTGGGCCGTTTTTCAGGATATTTTGGGAGATCTAAATTTGCCCTCTTCAAATTTCTGCCCTATTCTGTGCCGCTCTGCAGCAGAAAGTTGTACTCCTGCCCGGGCTGATCTTccctaacaaaataaaatgtctgtGCAACTGTCATGTGAAACAGATTATATCAGGGATGGTGTGGCCCACACCTTCTTTCCAGGCCAGTGCTGAGTAATTCCATAGTCACCGAGATCACACGTCAGCCAGGGTGGTAATTGAGGTTGGATGCCCAGCTtgtcccctccttcccttctcccccctcaCCTCCCTGCTGTGCCTGGATCTCTTTAAACTTCCTCCAGCTCACCTCAAATCCCAACATCCACTCTCAGGGAGCCGACGTCCATTCTCAGCTTCTCATGGGAACCTTGTTGGCGGGACTAACCACTTATCCAAAACACTAGCATTCGGCAAGCAGGTTTTGAGCTAACTCTGGTctcttttaaattgtttctgcACTTGTCATAACAAATGCATGGCCAGAAATGGGGTTTTTGAAATGGGAACAGGTGCAGAGCGAGGCTCGCACCACAGAGGATTGGGCGGAGGTCTGGGCACACCGAGCTCTGTCCCTGCGAAGGGCCATGGCTTGGCCGGGCCAGATATGGAGAGGCTGCTAATGATCGTCCTGGAAAACCTCTTCAGAGAGATGCTTTAGATAGGTAAAGAGATGCAGACATTCCTGGTGAAGTGATCCAGGCACTGGTCTCTCACTCTGTGAAAAACCCAAGGGCAGCAGCCCTTCCGCAGCATGTCTCCCAACAGAGGAATTTGCAGCAGAAAGGCAACACTTCTGTGAAAAGCACCTTTTTTCTAgtgatttcattatttctttttttcagagctagTCAGCTGAGGAAGGAGACAGCATAACTCACAAATTACTTAGTAAGAACATCAACATTtttgagcaagaaaaaaaaaaattctgatgcaATAGACTCCAGATTCCTCTACATTCATGTGTGAAACAATATAGGTACCAGGAGGGTAGCAGAAGGATACCAGAATGGTGAAAAGCTGGAGGGAGGAATCTCATTCTCACTGCTCATTTCTGTCATGAATTAAATTCTGCTCTCCCATTTCCCTTTTGTACTGTAGAAGCCACAACTTTCCAGCTCCAGGCTCAGACCTACAATAAAGCATTGCGGAGGCATTTTCTTCCTGGAAATTGTCTTCTTTTCCAGGATTTCTTGCAAGCTCTCCAGTTCACGCGCTCCAGGTCTACAGCAGCTGTCCCTGGAAGGACACCAGCTTTGGGGAGATGCTGTTAGTTTAATGGTGACGGCTCAAACGCTGAAGTGTTTGTAAGAAGGTCTGTGGACTGAGGATCATAGTCTAGAACAAGGCTGTCTGTAATTTCTGATGCTTCTTGCTGCAGACCTGTCTCTTGTATTATCTCCCTTGCAGTAGCTCTTAGCAGATCAGTAAGATCAGAGCTGCATCACGCTAAACCCTGTGTGAACACAGCTGCTCACCCATAGACCTGCAGTCTTAAAACGGCATGGAGGGGCAGAAGAGGGGCAAAGAGGAAAGAAGTTAATGCCAGAAGCTGACAGTTGCATCAACGAACAAGATGCTGTAGGTAGTATGTTGGAGGTGAGCTAAAGAGGAGAATGTGAGGGGTTCTGGAGCGGAGTAGTATCCATGCAAGCAGGCAGGCCGGGAGAGAGCACAGAGGTAGTGTGGGAAGGTCTCAGGGGGGTAAGAGGGGACCTTGCCTGAAAGACTGCCTTAAGTAGAGCAATGTTGCAATAAAGGCTGAAAAATAGAGAAGTAAAATCGAAATTTATTTCTGAGCGTGTTgtgctctgttttttcttcttcctagcCCCAGGTCCCTCTTTATATAGCCGCAGACCTTAGCCAACAACAACTCGTAAGTTGTACCTGGCAGAGGCCAGATTTCAATCTATTGCTTTCCACTTACCATTCTCCACAGTAAAAAAACCAGCACTTATGAGATGTCAGACAGGGACAGTGTCTCAACTCAGAGAGAGGTTGGCTCTCCTTCCGTCTCCCCCAGCTCTCAGGCCAGGCTCGAGACTTTGCctcattttaacataaaaaacgATTGCCAcatgctttcttctcttctgaaACTGCAGCTGCAATACTCTGCCTTGCAGTCCCCAGTGGCAGGCAGCTCCCCAGGCGGTTGCAGTCCATGTCTCCTGGCCTCCTTCGGTTCTTTTGTTACAGACCAGAGTCCTCCCCCTCCCTAAGTGCTCCCTCACCCCTTGTTCCCATGTGACATGGTGATGCTCAGGTATTTGTTGGTCTTCTGCTGATTTTCTGCTCACCTCTGACCTAGCATGCTTGGCCTTTGCAGTGCTGGGTTGCTCAATCCCCGCTTTATCTACATGTTGCTCTTTGCCCTACCGAGTGCTGCAGAGATGACACCTGGGGATTGGCACCACTGCCTCCAGCCGGTGGGACAACATGAGCGAAATACCTTCCCCTACCAGGCTGAAAATTTTCCAGAGCAAATTGGAGGTCAGAGCACCCGCTCTGTGGCtctgcaaaagaaaggaaaggagggacaggcagagcGCACACAAACGCCCGTGGAAGGGAGCAGTGACAAAGCAGAAGCTCCAGTCTCCAGTCCTGTGTTGCAGAGAAAGTCCATGCTGAAGCCATTTGGCTGGCAAGACGTGGGCTGTCTTTCTGAGCAGGGACAATAAGAGGGGACTTTGTATTTTAGGAGTAGCCTGTTTCCTTGTATTCCCCCCAAAATGGCAGAGAAGTTGCTGCCCACTAACTTTCCACAAGTTCTCCATAGTTGTCCAACATTTCCTAGGTAATCATAGCATCTGACTTTGATGAATTTGTTACAGACCACGTATTAATGCTTTTTTCTAGCATATCCAAGCTTTCGAAAGATCCATCAAGGGAACAGGAATCCTATCGTTCCAGGATACCCTGCCAAGAGTCAGAAGTTCCCAGTAACAGAACTTGGTAATTCATTTAGGAAATTTCTAAAAGAGGAGAACAATTCAGAGGTCCTGAGGCTACAGGCCAGGTAGCTAGAACGCCATGGTGTGTATTGCCAGGAGCAATATAAACCGAGGCAAGTCGTAGAGAGGGTGACAGGAGAGTGGGCTtaagtgaagaacagaaaggtttttcttcattaaaagcaTTAAAGGTTTGTGCCCTAGATTgtacaaacactttttttttcaatctgttCTCATCTTGTGTCGAGCACCACGGGGAAAGTGGGGCTGCCAGGGAATGAGTTAGGACTTGTTGGTTCTGAGTGCTGGCATCTAAGAACAGCCCCTGGGCTGGTCTGTGTCATCTGGCAGCTGGCCTTGGTGGACtgggtaccggggggggggggggatagccACAGCGTGCCGTCCTCCGCATACCTCGCTTCTCGGTCCCTGTCGCTATCTTTGCGTTTATGGCTTTGGACGGGAGCCGTAGGAGTGGCTATTCCAGCTCTCCCACCCACTGACGCTTTCCCATGCCAGAGAGAGTCCAGCAAGGGAGCTGCAGCCAGTTTCTGCTCCCTTCGTGCCTTGTGGCTCGGGAAGAGACCAGAATTGCGTAAGTGAGGGTAGCAGGCGAGGGAAAGGAGCCCGAGCGCGGCCCTGCGCCGGCGAGCCGACCTTGTGGGTGGGCAGCCCTCGGGTACAGAGGTGTAAGGGGGGAGCATGCAGAGAACTGGAGGTGACCTGGCTGCTCCGAGTTCGCAGCGGGGGACAGTAGCCAGGGCTGCGCCAGGTGAAACCACTGTCCTCACGTAGGGCGGGCCGGCCGCCCTTCGGCCGCCGCTGGGGCTGCAGCCGGCGGTGGCGGGAGGCCGGCGGAGGACCAGGTGATGAGTTCCACGAGGAACGTACAAAACCTCGTTCTCTGGCTCACGCCTCTAACAACTCATTGGCAATCGGGCCGCGCAGCTCGAAGCGCGGAAGGTTTTCCcgcggctgctgccgccgccccgTGCCCCGTCCCCGGGATGGCTCGCCAGGGCGGGGCGGAGGCGAAGCACGGCGGCGTCGGCAGGGGACGGGCCTTCGCACCCGTCACGCTCCGTCCAGGCCCGGCGGaccgcccgcccctcccctcccggctccgcccgccgccgggcacgGCCCCGCCGCGGCAGCGCCGCCGTCACCGGGCGTGGAGCGCCACCTAgcggcccgcggcggggccgagcggcggccgggcggggcggggcggggcggggccgagcggcggcggggcggggccgggccgggccgttgGCGGGAACGGTCCCCCCCGGAGGCCCGTCGGGCCGTTcttttcacagttgttttttcttgagcagaggtgagctggctgaGGTGCGGCTGCGGCTGATGTCATCTCGGGACGAGAGAGAACAGTCTGCCCCCGGTGGCCGGTAGGGATGCCTCCGTTCCCTCTGTCTACCCGGTGCCACCGGGGCCTGGCGGGTGGCTGATGCCCAGGGGACCGAGGGACAGGGGGGACCTTTCACAGGAAGG
This region of Harpia harpyja isolate bHarHar1 chromosome 1, bHarHar1 primary haplotype, whole genome shotgun sequence genomic DNA includes:
- the CEBPB gene encoding CCAAT/enhancer-binding protein beta → MQRLVAWDAACLPIQPPAFKSMEVANFYYEADCLAALNKLHPRAAGGRSMTELTVGDHERAIDFSPYLDPLASQQPAQPPPPAAAAGGNFEPPCSSGGGQDFLSDLFAEDYKGSGGSKKPDYTYISLARHSHPCASQSHKPGGLPGCFPPQIVETKVEPVFETLDSCKGPRKEEGGAGPGPGGMSSPYGSTVRSYLGYQSVPSGSSGNLSTSSSSSPPGTPNPSESSKSAAAGGGYSAPPAGKNKPKKCVDKHSDEYKLRRERNNIAVRKSRDKAKMRNLETQHKVLELTAENERLQKKVEQLSRELSTLRNLFKQLPEPLIASSPRC